The following proteins come from a genomic window of Kocuria palustris:
- a CDS encoding IS481 family transposase encodes MTHVNAPLTPTGRLRMVLRHLDDGIPKAHVAAEFRVSRPTVATWVTRYLQHGEAGLVDRPSTPHESRTRTPAAVVELIETLRRKRKWSARRIHRHLIDRAVAISLRTVGRWLHRLGISRLRDLTPEGESSRRTPRRIRAAWPGHMIHLDVKKVGKIPDGGGWRAHGRGSDAAKAAKRGPGAKVGYTYLHSAVDGFSRLAYTEALEDERAVTTIGFFCRARAFFAAHGITRLHRVVTDNGANYKARDFTRTVEALASRHQRIRPYTPRHNGKVERYNRLLADEVLYARPYTSEHARRDAIGVWVNHFNYHRPHTACGDQPPASHVPARANNVMPSYI; translated from the coding sequence ATGACTCACGTTAACGCACCCCTGACACCGACCGGCCGGCTGCGCATGGTGTTGCGCCACCTCGACGACGGGATCCCCAAAGCCCACGTGGCCGCGGAGTTCCGCGTCTCCCGACCAACCGTGGCGACCTGGGTGACCCGCTACCTCCAGCACGGTGAGGCCGGGCTGGTCGACCGCCCCTCGACCCCGCACGAGAGCCGTACGCGCACCCCGGCGGCGGTCGTGGAGCTCATCGAGACCCTCCGTCGGAAGCGCAAATGGTCGGCGAGGCGCATCCATCGTCACCTGATCGACCGCGCTGTGGCGATCAGTCTGCGCACCGTGGGCCGGTGGCTGCACCGGCTGGGGATTTCCCGCCTTCGGGATCTGACCCCTGAGGGCGAGAGCTCGCGCAGGACTCCAAGACGGATCCGCGCCGCCTGGCCCGGACACATGATCCACCTCGACGTGAAGAAGGTCGGCAAGATCCCCGACGGCGGCGGCTGGCGCGCCCACGGCCGCGGATCCGACGCCGCGAAGGCGGCCAAGCGGGGGCCCGGGGCGAAGGTCGGCTACACCTACCTGCACTCGGCCGTGGACGGCTTCTCGCGCCTGGCCTACACCGAGGCCCTCGAGGACGAACGGGCGGTGACCACGATCGGGTTCTTCTGCCGGGCGAGGGCCTTCTTCGCCGCCCACGGCATCACCCGGCTGCACCGGGTCGTGACTGATAACGGCGCCAACTACAAGGCCCGCGACTTCACTCGCACCGTCGAGGCCCTCGCGAGCCGGCACCAGCGGATCCGCCCCTACACACCGCGCCACAACGGCAAGGTGGAGCGGTACAACCGCCTGCTCGCCGACGAGGTGCTCTACGCCCGCCCCTACACCAGCGAACACGCCCGACGGGATGCGATCGGGGTGTGGGTCAACCACTTCAATTACCATCGACCGCATACCGCCTGTGGCGATCAGCCCCCGGCCTCACACGTCCCGGCCCGAGCCAATAACGTCATGCCCTCTTACATCTAG